DNA sequence from the Cupriavidus sp. WKF15 genome:
CATCGGCGGCCGTGCGCCGCTGCACCTGACTTCGGTCGGCAAGCTGTTCCTGGCCGCAGACGAGTCCACGCGCGTGCGCAACTATGCCACGCGCACCGGCCTGGCCGGGCATACGCGCACCTCGATCACCGACCTGCCCAAGCTCGAGCGCGAACTCAGCTGGGTACGCACCAACGGTTACGCGCGCGACAACGAAGAGCTGGAACTGGGTGTGCGCTGCATCGCCGCCGGCATCTACGATGATTCGCGCCGCCTGGTGGCGGGCCTGTCGCTGTCGGCGCCCGCCGACCGCCTGCAGGACAGCTGGTTGCAGAACCTGAAGGACACTGCGCTGCAGATTTCGCGCGGAATGGGCTACGTGGTCGAGTCCGAAGCCGCCTGATCCGGCTGTTACTGGCGGCGGGGCAATCCAGGCTCCGCCGCCGGGCTGGCCAATCACGGGCAACGACTTCAAGGGTTTACGCTTAGTTTTCAGATAACCTGCAAACTCTATAATCGGGCCGCCATGCGAACCCGAGCGATCACCCTGACCGAACAGGTCACCCGACAGTTGCGTGCCGACATCGAGAACGGTATCTATTCCGTGGGCAATCGCCTGCCCACTGGGAGGCAACTGGCCGATCAGTATGGCGTCAGCGCCGCCGTGATCCGTGAAGTGACGGAGCATTTGCGCTCGCAGGGGTTCGTGGAGACACGCCAGGGCGTGGGCTGCACCGTGATTTCACGCACCGGCTCCGCCGGCTTCCAGCTGCCGCGCGAGCCCGACCTGGGCCGGACCGAGCTGGCCGACCTGTATGACCTGCGTATCGACCTGGAAAGCGCAGCCGCGGCGCTGGCCGCCACGCGGCGTAGCGCCGCCGACGTCGAAACCCTTTCCGCCCTACTGCAACGTCTGAAGGCGCATCTCTATGATGCCCAGCCGGCGGTCGACCTCGATGCTGCGTTCCATATCGGCATTGCCAGTGCCACGCATAACCCGTATTACCGGCAATTGCTGCAGTACATGAACCTGCAGCTCCACGAGGCTGTCGCCACCGCGCGCGCCAACACGCTGCTGCAAGCGCGCCTGCCCGAAGCCGTGCACAAGGAACACGAAGCCATCTTCGAAGCGATTCGCGAAGGCGATGCCAACGCAGCGCGCCAGGCGACCATCGTCCACCTGCAATATGCGGCGCAGCGCCTGGGCCTGGCCCTGCGCCCCCGCGCAGTCCATCCCCGCCCTGAAAGCTGAAAGCGATCCATCCATGCAAGCCGCCAACCTGCCCCAGCGCCTCACCGAAGCCCTTGGTCCCGACACCGTGCTCACGCAGCCCGACGACATTGCACCGTGGTTGTCCGATTGGCGGGGCATCTACCGCGGCCAGGCCCAGGCGGTGGTCCGCCCGCGCACGGTCGACGAGGTCTCGCGCTGCCTGGCGTTATGCCAGCAGGCCGCGGCACCGGTCGTGCCGCGCGGTGGCAACACTGGCCTGTGCGGCGCGGCCACGCCTGACAACGGGGCGCAGAACGTTGTCCTGAGCCTGGACCGCATGCATGCGATCCGCTCGCTCGACACGATCGCCAACACCATGGTGGCGGAAGCCGGCTGCATCCTCGGCAACCTGCGGCGCGCCGCCGCCGACGCCAACCGCCTGCTGCCGCTGAGCCTGGCGGCAGAGGACTCGTGCCAGATCGGTGGCAACCTGGCCACGAATGCCGGCGGCGTCAATGTCGTGCGTTATGGCATGACGCGCGAACTGGTGCTCGGCGTCGAGGCCGTCATGCCCAACGGCGAGGTCTTCCATGGGCTGCGCACGCTGCGCAAGGACAACACTGGCTACGACCTCAAGCAGTTGCTGATCGGTTCGGAAGGCACGCTTGGCGTCATCACGGCCGCCGCACTGCGATTGTTCCCACGCACCGACACGCGCAGCGTCGTGCTGGCCGCAGTGGCATCACCGCAGCAGGCGCTGGAGCTGTACGCACTGCTGTTCGAGCAGTGCGGCGCGCGGCTGCAGGCTTTCGAATTCTTCACCGGCGCATGCGTGGACCTGGTCCTCGCGCATGCTGAAGGCGTACAGGAGCCTTTTGTCCAGCGCTATCCAGCCTATGTGCTGGTGGAACTGGCCGACACCGCGGAGGAAGACGCGCTCAACGCGCTGCTGGAACGCGTCATCGGCGAGGCGCTCGAGCGCGGCCTGTGCCTCGACGCCGCGGTGTCCGCCTCGCTGGCACAACTGCAGGCGCTGTGGAAACTGCGCGAAGAAATCTCCGAAGCGCAGCGTGCGGACGGGCCGCACCTGAAGCACGACGTATCGCTGCCGATCGAACAGATCCCGGCGTTCATGGTGTCGATGGAAGCGCGCCTGCGCACGCTGGATCCGGCCATCCGGCCGTTCGTCTTCGGGCATTTCGGCGATGGCAACCTGCACTACAACCTGTCGCGCCCGGCAGGCGCACCTAAGGACTGGGCGGCGGCGCACGAAGACACCGTGACCGGTACCGTGCTCGATGAAGTCATGCGCTACGGCGGCAGCATCAGCGCCGAACATGGCATCGGCCAGCTCAAGCGACATGCGTTCCTGCAGTACAAGGATCCCCTGGAACTGCGGCTGATGCGCGAGATCAAGCGCGCCTTTGACCCGGCCGGCATCATGAATCCGGGCAAGCTGCTCTGACGCGGCAAAGCCCATAAGAAGGTAAAGCCCCATAAAAAAACGCGCCATGATTGGCGCGTTTTATTGTTGAGCGGGCGAAGTTCAGGTTCCGCGCGACGGCTGCGAAGCCAGGATCGCGCGTGCCCCGCCAGGCGTTTGCGTCATGTTCGGCGAGGGCGGGAAGGCGTGCGGCTGGGGTGCCGATGGCGGCGAGGTATGCTCCAGCCAGTCCCGGACGCGCGTGGCGTCAGCAAAGCGCGACAGCTTGCCTACGGAATCCAGGAACACCATCACCACATTGCGGCCGTTGACCTTGGCCTGCATGACAAGGCATTGGCCAGCCTCGGAAATGAAGCCGGTCTTCTGCAGGCCGATATCCCAGTTGCCACCGCGCACGAGGCGGTTGGTACTGACGTAGTGCTGCGTACGGCCCATCACATTGACTTCGTGCTCGGCCTGCGTCGAAAACTCGCGGATGGTCGGGTTGCGGTAGGCCGCATTGACCATGCGCGCGAGATCCATGGCGCTCGACACATTGCTGCTCGACAGGCCATTCGAGTCCACGAAGTGGCTGTCGTTCATGCCCAGTTCACGGGCCTTGCGGTTCATGGCCTGGACAAAGGCGGGAAGACCACCCGGATAGTTGCGGCCCAGCGCCGAAGCGGCGCGGTTCTCGGACGACATCAGCGCCAGCAGCAGCAT
Encoded proteins:
- a CDS encoding FAD-binding oxidoreductase, giving the protein MQAANLPQRLTEALGPDTVLTQPDDIAPWLSDWRGIYRGQAQAVVRPRTVDEVSRCLALCQQAAAPVVPRGGNTGLCGAATPDNGAQNVVLSLDRMHAIRSLDTIANTMVAEAGCILGNLRRAAADANRLLPLSLAAEDSCQIGGNLATNAGGVNVVRYGMTRELVLGVEAVMPNGEVFHGLRTLRKDNTGYDLKQLLIGSEGTLGVITAAALRLFPRTDTRSVVLAAVASPQQALELYALLFEQCGARLQAFEFFTGACVDLVLAHAEGVQEPFVQRYPAYVLVELADTAEEDALNALLERVIGEALERGLCLDAAVSASLAQLQALWKLREEISEAQRADGPHLKHDVSLPIEQIPAFMVSMEARLRTLDPAIRPFVFGHFGDGNLHYNLSRPAGAPKDWAAAHEDTVTGTVLDEVMRYGGSISAEHGIGQLKRHAFLQYKDPLELRLMREIKRAFDPAGIMNPGKLL
- a CDS encoding FCD domain-containing protein; protein product: MRTRAITLTEQVTRQLRADIENGIYSVGNRLPTGRQLADQYGVSAAVIREVTEHLRSQGFVETRQGVGCTVISRTGSAGFQLPREPDLGRTELADLYDLRIDLESAAAALAATRRSAADVETLSALLQRLKAHLYDAQPAVDLDAAFHIGIASATHNPYYRQLLQYMNLQLHEAVATARANTLLQARLPEAVHKEHEAIFEAIREGDANAARQATIVHLQYAAQRLGLALRPRAVHPRPES
- the pbpG gene encoding D-alanyl-D-alanine endopeptidase, with the protein product MFRSDSIFSRIFGFTPMSAMAVAVLASASMLAAPVVEAATKSTSAEKPAKKHAKSSKTSASGKSTTAEASSRKVIVLKNGKRQVVASHRAAPVRAVYTPAKPSLGEAMGLRDTEDALALRSSVALVMDQNTNEVLFQKNPTAVLPIASITKLMTALVVMDARLPMDEPLTITEEDRDTEKHSSSRLRFGTQLTRQEMLLLALMSSENRAASALGRNYPGGLPAFVQAMNRKARELGMNDSHFVDSNGLSSSNVSSAMDLARMVNAAYRNPTIREFSTQAEHEVNVMGRTQHYVSTNRLVRGGNWDIGLQKTGFISEAGQCLVMQAKVNGRNVVMVFLDSVGKLSRFADATRVRDWLEHTSPPSAPQPHAFPPSPNMTQTPGGARAILASQPSRGT